One window from the genome of Serinibacter salmoneus encodes:
- a CDS encoding threonine/serine ThrE exporter family protein yields the protein MSHAEDPRDRPREGALGAPPDSDLADELDLVRRSGLVLRVGRMSLASGTGSYRVKHSMARIAHALGIERHQALVTLTEITTTSHRGRSFRTEVAEIRDVGVNAERLSLLQRLVDDVGAGPIGPDDLERRLDEIERRHHRYPPVLSGLWAGLACAAFAYLLGEGWVEMLGALVGAFGGQLLRRIMMARRYNQIGVTMSAATLACMLYLGVVSLVGLVAPAGPAVAAGFIAAVLFLVPGFPLVTASLDLARLDISAGLSRLTYGMVIVSSAALVVWVIAHTLAVPAPVAAPDPSLSRAAWQLVASFCGVLGFALMFNSPPAMAVVAAAIGCVPNTARLLAVENGVAPALAAAGGALVVGLVAAVIAPRMRVPRVTVSVPAVVIMVPGSTAYLAMVGLGDGDTLTALAFGVQACLSVLGIAVGLALARMLSDAEWAFER from the coding sequence GTGAGCCACGCAGAGGACCCCAGGGACCGCCCGCGCGAGGGTGCCCTCGGCGCGCCGCCCGACTCCGACCTCGCTGACGAACTCGACCTGGTCAGACGCTCCGGGTTGGTGCTGCGGGTGGGGCGGATGAGCCTGGCCTCGGGCACCGGAAGCTACCGCGTCAAGCACTCGATGGCACGGATCGCCCACGCGCTCGGGATCGAGCGCCACCAGGCGCTGGTGACCCTCACCGAGATCACCACCACGTCCCACCGCGGCCGCTCCTTCCGCACCGAGGTCGCGGAGATCCGCGACGTCGGCGTGAACGCGGAGCGGCTCTCGCTCCTGCAGCGACTGGTGGACGATGTCGGAGCCGGACCCATCGGCCCCGACGACCTCGAACGCCGGCTGGACGAGATCGAGCGTCGCCACCACCGCTACCCGCCGGTGCTGTCCGGGCTGTGGGCCGGCCTTGCGTGCGCGGCGTTCGCCTACCTCCTCGGCGAGGGCTGGGTCGAGATGCTGGGTGCACTGGTCGGGGCCTTCGGCGGTCAGCTGCTGCGGCGCATCATGATGGCCCGGCGCTACAACCAGATCGGTGTGACCATGTCCGCGGCCACGCTCGCCTGCATGCTCTACCTCGGGGTGGTCTCGCTCGTCGGCCTCGTGGCGCCGGCGGGCCCCGCGGTCGCGGCCGGGTTCATCGCCGCCGTGCTCTTCCTCGTGCCGGGATTCCCGCTCGTGACCGCCTCGCTGGATCTTGCACGCCTGGACATCTCCGCGGGCCTGTCGCGGCTGACCTACGGGATGGTGATCGTCTCCTCCGCGGCCCTGGTGGTGTGGGTGATCGCCCACACGCTGGCCGTTCCCGCGCCGGTGGCCGCCCCGGATCCGAGCCTCTCGCGAGCCGCCTGGCAGTTGGTGGCGAGTTTCTGCGGGGTGCTCGGGTTCGCCCTCATGTTCAATTCCCCGCCCGCGATGGCGGTGGTGGCTGCAGCGATCGGGTGCGTTCCCAACACCGCCCGTCTGCTCGCGGTCGAGAACGGCGTCGCGCCGGCGCTCGCCGCGGCGGGCGGCGCCCTCGTGGTCGGCCTGGTCGCCGCCGTGATCGCGCCGCGCATGCGCGTGCCACGGGTCACGGTCTCCGTGCCCGCGGTCGTCATCATGGTGCCGGGGAGCACCGCCTACCTGGCCATGGTGGGGCTCGGCGACGGGGACACCCTGACCGCCCTCGCCTTCGGGGTCCAGGCGTGCCTGAGCGTGCTCGGCATCGCCGTCGGCCTGGCCCTGGCGCGGATGCTCAGTGACGCGGAGTGGGCCTTCGAGCGCTGA
- a CDS encoding winged helix-turn-helix domain-containing protein encodes MVETLTPSQARRIAVAAQGLDRDRPRRVDLGTLTRLTDRLGLLQIDSVNVLARAHVLPVFARLGPYDTALLTRMSSSPPRRLVETWAHEASLVPPAVYGDLAWWREGQRSGRHVAPFLDAHRDLVDRVRGVLRVQGPRTSRQVQDELGTGASRSGWWEWGETKRALEVLLRVGEVACASRTPQFERRYDLAERVVPSVPTPPREEAVRSLVRRSVQALGIGTARCVSDYYRLPAALVRPALTQLVDSGEVTRAHVPDWGEVYVHAKARRPRRVAARALLAPFDPLVFERNRLLALYGMHYRIGIYTPRHLRSHGYYVLPFLLGEHLVARVDLKADRRGRHLVVQHAHLERPGQAPGATRWPESGEVVEALARSLTEMAQWLGLQAVAASTHGRGDLLPALRGAVG; translated from the coding sequence ATGGTCGAGACCCTCACGCCCTCGCAAGCCCGCAGGATCGCCGTCGCGGCACAGGGGCTGGACCGGGACCGTCCCCGCCGGGTCGACCTGGGAACGCTGACCCGACTCACCGACCGTCTCGGTCTGCTGCAGATCGACTCGGTCAACGTGCTCGCGCGGGCCCACGTGCTCCCGGTGTTCGCCCGCCTCGGGCCCTACGACACGGCCCTGCTCACCCGGATGAGTTCGTCGCCGCCCCGGCGACTTGTGGAGACCTGGGCACACGAGGCATCGCTGGTCCCGCCGGCGGTCTACGGCGACCTGGCGTGGTGGCGGGAGGGCCAGCGATCCGGCCGGCACGTCGCCCCGTTCCTCGACGCCCATCGGGACCTGGTGGACCGGGTGCGCGGGGTGCTGCGTGTGCAGGGCCCGCGCACATCCCGGCAGGTGCAGGACGAACTGGGGACCGGCGCGTCCCGTTCGGGGTGGTGGGAGTGGGGCGAGACCAAGCGGGCACTGGAGGTGCTGCTGCGTGTGGGCGAGGTGGCCTGCGCGAGCCGCACGCCGCAGTTCGAGCGGCGCTACGACCTCGCCGAGCGTGTGGTCCCGTCGGTCCCGACCCCACCGCGCGAGGAGGCCGTGCGCTCCCTGGTGCGGCGGTCGGTCCAGGCGCTGGGTATCGGCACCGCGCGGTGCGTGAGCGACTACTACCGCCTGCCCGCCGCGCTGGTCCGGCCCGCCCTGACCCAGTTGGTCGATTCCGGTGAGGTGACCCGGGCGCACGTGCCGGACTGGGGTGAGGTCTATGTGCATGCGAAGGCCCGCCGTCCGCGCCGCGTCGCCGCACGCGCACTTCTTGCCCCTTTCGACCCGTTGGTCTTCGAGCGCAACCGCCTGCTGGCGCTCTACGGGATGCACTACCGCATCGGGATCTACACGCCCCGGCACCTGCGATCCCACGGGTACTACGTGCTGCCCTTCCTGCTGGGCGAGCACCTGGTGGCCCGGGTGGACCTCAAGGCCGATCGCCGCGGCCGACACCTGGTGGTGCAGCATGCGCATCTGGAGCGACCGGGGCAGGCCCCCGGCGCCACCCGATGGCCCGAGTCCGGCGAGGTGGTCGAGGCCCTCGCCCGCTCGCTGACGGAGATGGCCCAGTGGCTCGGGTTGCAGGCGGTCGCTGCCAGCACGCACGGCCGGGGTGACCTCCTGCCCGCGCTGCGCGGCGCCGTGGGGTGA
- the hpf gene encoding ribosome hibernation-promoting factor, HPF/YfiA family translates to MEIVVVGRKTEVAPRFRRHVEEKLSKVTQLAPYAQRVDVEVSHEPNPRQAASSERIELTVRDRGPVIRAEASASDQYAALDVATTKLLERLRRSHDRRKAKSARRDQRAMPFPASPIDPVPAETVDLPNERVIAPDEVDVAVESQLGDSPVVVRQKLHRTAPMSVEDAIDEMELAGHPFYLFVEAESHQPAVVYHRHGWTYGVIRLDAEATSSEVEAS, encoded by the coding sequence ATGGAGATCGTTGTGGTCGGACGGAAGACCGAGGTTGCCCCCCGCTTCCGTCGGCACGTGGAGGAGAAGCTGTCGAAGGTGACACAGCTCGCCCCCTACGCCCAGCGGGTCGACGTCGAGGTCTCGCACGAGCCGAACCCGAGGCAGGCCGCCTCGAGCGAACGGATCGAGTTGACCGTCCGCGACCGTGGGCCCGTGATCCGGGCCGAGGCCAGTGCCTCCGACCAGTACGCGGCGCTGGACGTCGCGACGACGAAGCTGCTGGAACGGCTGCGGCGCTCCCACGACCGCCGCAAGGCCAAGTCGGCCCGCCGCGACCAGCGCGCCATGCCGTTCCCCGCCTCACCGATCGACCCCGTCCCCGCTGAGACCGTCGACCTGCCCAACGAGCGCGTCATCGCTCCCGACGAGGTGGACGTCGCGGTGGAGTCCCAGTTGGGCGACTCGCCGGTGGTCGTGCGTCAGAAGTTGCACCGCACGGCGCCGATGAGCGTGGAGGACGCGATCGACGAGATGGAACTCGCCGGGCACCCCTTCTACCTCTTCGTCGAGGCCGAGTCCCACCAGCCCGCGGTGGTCTACCACCGCCACGGATGGACCTACGGCGTGATCCGCCTCGACGCCGAGGCGACATCCTCCGAGGTCGAGGCCTCCTAG
- a CDS encoding ComF family protein codes for MSQRWGATRRGLRGLRGLAHAGLDVVVPVACAGCGAAEEVLCPRCRAVLEAAPIRVSPPVTRGTPVLALGTHTSHLRHLVLAWKLAGRRDLEPHLAHALTRLGSDLSGTPEVPLARGEPVWVVPAPSGITRAVRGRPAVATLGCALARGLAAAGHDAVVVTALRRGIGSAQHGGSSRQRRDGDLRVRPRLALPGTAVVLVDDVVTTGATLAACTDAIEGAGGRVLAAAVLSAAPGPLSGR; via the coding sequence GGCTCGACGTCGTGGTGCCGGTCGCCTGCGCCGGCTGCGGCGCGGCCGAGGAGGTGCTGTGCCCGCGGTGTCGCGCCGTGCTGGAGGCCGCGCCGATCCGGGTCTCGCCGCCGGTGACCCGGGGGACCCCGGTCCTCGCGCTCGGCACCCACACGAGTCATCTGCGCCATCTCGTGCTGGCGTGGAAACTCGCCGGACGCCGCGACCTGGAGCCGCACCTGGCACATGCCCTGACGAGGTTGGGGAGCGACCTCTCGGGAACCCCCGAGGTCCCGCTCGCGCGGGGGGAACCGGTCTGGGTGGTCCCGGCGCCCTCGGGAATCACCCGTGCCGTGCGTGGCCGTCCAGCCGTGGCGACGCTGGGCTGCGCACTCGCCCGGGGACTCGCCGCGGCGGGTCATGACGCCGTCGTCGTGACGGCGTTGCGGCGCGGGATCGGGTCAGCGCAGCACGGTGGGAGCTCCCGCCAGCGCCGGGACGGCGACCTGCGGGTGCGCCCGCGGCTCGCGCTGCCGGGCACGGCGGTGGTGCTGGTCGACGACGTGGTCACGACCGGTGCCACGCTGGCCGCGTGCACGGATGCGATCGAGGGCGCGGGCGGCCGGGTCCTCGCGGCCGCGGTGTTGAGCGCCGCCCCCGGGCCACTGAGCGGCCGGTGA